Proteins encoded in a region of the Manduca sexta isolate Smith_Timp_Sample1 chromosome 9, JHU_Msex_v1.0, whole genome shotgun sequence genome:
- the LOC115450594 gene encoding uncharacterized oxidoreductase MexAM1_META1p0182-like produces MSFANKVVIVTGASDGIGAATVIQFAKEGADVTLVGRNEEKLAKVSAECAKYGKNPLVIKADVSKDEEAKTIVARTIQTFGKLDVLVNNAGIFFADDIMKPNFMETFDSTMNTNMRAVALITHLAAPHLVETKGNVVNVSSVAASIVKYPNIVSYRTSKAALNHFTRCLALELAPHGVRVNSVSPGPVYTDIFNKAGLAEMVQDLEASTALKRVGEPDEIADVILFLASEKARSVTGSDYVSDNGTIIL; encoded by the coding sequence ATGAGTTTTGCTAATAAGGTGGTGATAGTTACGGGAGCCAGCGATGGAATCGGGGCAGCTACTGTCATACAATTTGCTAAAGAAGGTGCTGACGTTACTCTAGTAGGAAGAAACGAGGAGAAACTAGCGAAAGTATCTGCAGAGTGCGCTAAATACGGCAAGAATCCTCTAGTGATCAAAGCTGATGTGTCGAAGGACGAGGAAGCGAAAACAATCGTCGCACGAACAATCCAGACGTTCGGTAAACTTGACGTCCTTGTTAACAATGCTGGCATATTCTTCGCCGATGATATTATGAAACCCAATTTCATGGAAACGTTTGATTCTACAATGAACACTAACATGAGAGCTGTGGCGTTGATCACACATTTAGCTGCTCCTCATCTCGTAGAAACTAAAGGGAACGTTGTTAACGTATCAAGTGTTGCGGCTAGTATtgtaaaatatccaaatattgtGTCATACAGAACATCAAAAGCGGCTTTGAATCATTTCACGCGATGCCTTGCTCTGGAATTGGCTCCTCATGGCGTCAGGGTTAATTCAGTCAGTCCTGGACCGGTGTACACCGATATATTTAATAAGGCTGGGCTTGCTGAAATGGTGCAGGATCTGGAAGCATCAACAGCATTGAAACGGGTCGGTGAGCCGGATGAGATAGCTGATGTGATTCTTTTCTTGGCAAGTGAGAAGGCGAGAAGTGTAACTGGTTCAGATTACGTCTCAGACAATGGcacgataattttataa
- the LOC119188814 gene encoding uncharacterized oxidoreductase MexAM1_META1p0182-like — MSFASKVVIVTGASDGIGAATAIKFTKEGADVTLVGRTEDKLAKVAAECAKHGKNPLVIKADVSKDEEAKTIVARTIQTFGKLDVLVNNAGIFFLDDIMKPNFMETFDSTMNTNMRAVALITHLAAPHLVETKGNVVNVSSIGATMVKYPNFVSYKTSKAALNHFTRSLALELAPHGVRANLVSPGPVYTDIFNKAGLADFVSDLKTETALKRVGEPDEIADVILFLASEKARSVTGSDYLSDNGSLLM, encoded by the coding sequence ATGAGTTTTGCTAGTAAAGTGGTGATAGTTACTGGAGCCAGTGATGGAATCGGGGCCGCTACAGCTATAAAATTTACTAAAGAAGGTGCTGACGTTACTCTAGTAGGAAGAACCGAGGACAAACTGGCGAAAGTAGCTGCAGAGTGCGCTAAACATGGCAAAAACCCTCTAGTGATCAAAGCTGATGTATCGAAGGACGAGGAAGCGAAAACAATCGTTGCACGAACAATCCAGACGTTCGGTAAACTTGACGTCCTTGTTAACAATGCTGGAATATTCTTCCTCGATGATATTATGAAGCCCAACTTCATGGAAACGTTTGATTCTACAATGAACACTAACATGAGAGCTGTGGCGTTGATCACTCATTTAGCTGCTCCTCATCTCGTAGAGACTAAGGGGAACGTTGTTAACGTATCAAGTATTGGGGCTACTATGGTAAAATATCCAAATTTTGTGTCTTACAAAACTTCAAAAGCGGCTTTGAATCACTTCACGCGAAGCCTTGCTCTGGAATTGGCACCTCATGGCGTCAGAGCTAATTTAGTCAGTCCTGGACCGGTGTACACCGATATATTTAATAAGGCTGGGCTTGCTGACTTCGTATCTGATCTTAAAACAGAAACAGCTCTGAAACGGGTTGGTGAGCCGGATGAGATAGCTGATGTGATTCTTTTCTTGGCAAGTGAGAAGGCGAGAAGTGTGACTGGATCAGATTATTTGTCGGATAATGGCTcattacttatgtaa
- the LOC115455451 gene encoding uncharacterized oxidoreductase MexAM1_META1p0182-like, producing MSFNNKVVIVTGASDGIGAATVIQFAKEGADVTLVGRTEEKLAKVSAECAKYGKNPLVIKADVSKDEEAKTIVERTIQTFGKLDVLVNNAGIFFLDDIMKPNFMETFDSTMNTNMRAVALITHLACPHLVETKGNVVNVSSVAASIVKYPNIVSYRTSKAALNHFTRCLALELAPHGVRVNSVSPGPVYTDIFNKAGLAEMVRDLETSTPLKRMGEPDEIADLILFLASEKARSVTGSDYVSDNGSLIL from the coding sequence ATGAGTTTCAATAATAAAGTAGTAATTGTTACGGGAGCCAGCGATGGAATCGGGGCAGCTACTGTCATACAATTTGCTAAAGAAGGTGCTGACGTTACTCTAGTAGGAAGAACCGAGGAGAAACTAGCGAAAGTATCTGCAGAGTGCGCTAAATACGGCAAAAATCCTCTAGTGATCAAAGCTGATGTATCGAAGGACGAGGAGGCGAAAACAATCGTCGAACGAACAATCCAGACGTTCGGTAAACTTGACGTCCTTGTTAACAATGCTGGCATATTCTTCCTCGATGATATTATGAAGCCCAATTTCATGGAAACGTTTGATTCTACAATGAACACTAACATGAGAGCAGTGGCGTTGATCACACATTTAGCTTGCCCTCACCTCGTGGAAACTAAGGGGAACGTTGTTAATGTATCAAGTGTTGCGGCTAGTATtgtaaaatatccaaatattgtGTCATACAGAACATCAAAAGCGGCTTTGAATCATTTCACGCGATGCCTTGCTCTGGAATTAGCTCCTCATGGCGTCAGGGTTAATTCAGTCAGTCCTGGACCGGTGTACACCGATATATTTAATAAGGCTGGGCTTGCTGAAATGGTGCGGGATCTGGAAACATCAACACCATTGAAACGGATGGGTGAGCCTGATGAGATAGCCGATTTGATTCTTTTCTTGGCAAGTGAGAAGGCGAGAAGTGTAACTGGTTCAGATTACGTCTCAGACAATGGCtcgttaattttgtaa
- the LOC115450597 gene encoding 3-oxoacyl-[acyl-carrier-protein] reductase FabG: MLFEGKVVIITGGSSGIGAATAELFSKEGAKVAIVGRNDLKLKAVEERCTIGNNKPLVIKADITNYSGIENIIQQTIHEYGKLDILINCAGQIKYASILSGNLLQVYDDMISSNLRPVVSLTVAAAPYLIKNKGCIVNISSLAGTNRIGVPEYTPYGLSKAGVRHFSRGVALALANYGVRVNTITPGAVKTQLLDDAQCITKWNDFVRVSALKRISEPKEIADVILYLASDNAKGITGANFVVDNGMLIKK, translated from the coding sequence ATGCTTTTTGAAGGGAAAGTCGTGATAATTACTGGTGGAAGTTCGGGCATTGGTGCGGCTACAGCAGAGCTGTTTTCTAAAGAAGGAGCAAAGGTAGCTATAGTAGGTAGAAATGACCTAAAATTGAAAGCTGTAGAAGAACGATGTACTATCGGCAACAACAAACCACTTGTAATCAAGGCGGACATCACCAATTACAGtggaattgaaaatataatacaacaAACTATACATGAATATGGAAAACTTGATATACTCATCAACTGTGCCGGTCAAATCAAATATGCTTCTATACTTAGTGGAAATTTACTTCAAGTTTACGACGACATGATATCAAGCAACTTACGGCCTGTAGTAAGTTTGACAGTTGCAGCCGCTCCctatcttattaaaaataaaggctGTATAGTCAATATTTCGAGCTTGGCTGGTACAAATCGTATAGGAGTCCCAGAGTACACACCATATGGATTATCAAAAGCTGGTGTGAGACATTTTTCTAGAGGAGTCGCATTAGCATTAGCTAATTACGGTGTCAGAGTAAATACAATAACTCCTGGAGCTGTCAAAACCCAATTGTTAGATGATGCTCAATGTATTACAAAATGGAATGACTTCGTACGAGTATCTGCTTTGAAAAGAATATCAGAGCCCAAAGAGATTGCTGATGTGATCTTGTATTTAGCGAGTGATAACGCGAAGGGAATTACTGGTGCCAACTTTGTTGTTGATAACGGTATGTTAATTAAGAAGTAA
- the LOC115450596 gene encoding uncharacterized oxidoreductase SSP0419-like: MSFKDKVVLITGGNSGVGAAIAEFFCREGADVTIVGRNEAKLVTVAENCATIGIRPYTITADLTKDEEVATVIEKTIKKYKKLDVLINSAGLLKFATINDNLLEVFDEVLNINLRAVVHITTLAAPELIKTKGNIINISSIAGTKRIGVPEYSLVYGTSKFCLNHFSRCAALELGLYGVRVNTVSLGAVRTNILETAGCSYSWNDFVRHSAIKKITEPEEVADLIGFLASDKAKSITGANYVIDNGMQVKK, translated from the coding sequence ATGAGCTTTAAGGATAAAGTAGTGTTAATAACTGGTGGAAACTCAGGCGTTGGTGCGGCGATAGCGGAATTCTTCTGCAGAGAAGGAGCAGATGTGACCATCGTTGGTCGTAATGAGGCCAAACTTGTTACCGTAGCTGAAAATTGTGCTACCATTGGTATTCGACCTTATACCATAACCGCTGATTTGACCAAGGACGAAGAAGTTGCAACTGTAAtagaaaaaactattaaaaagtacaaaaagcTAGATGTACTTATCAACAGTGCGGGGTTATTAAAATTCGCAACAATCAACGATAACCTTCTTGAAGTGTTTGATGAAGTACTGAACATAAATCTGCGGGCTGTAGTACACATAACAACATTAGCAGCACCAGAATTGATCAAAACCAAAGGGAATATCATCAACATATCAAGTATAGCTGGCACGAAACGGATCGGTGTTCCAGAATATTCTTTAGTTTACGGCACTTCTAAATTCTGCTTGAATCATTTCTCGAGGTGTGCTGCTTTGGAACTTGGATTATATGGTGTAAGAGTAAACACTGTTAGTTTAGGGGCAGTGAGGACTAACATTTTGGAAACTGCAGGATGTTCTTATTCATGGAACGATTTTGTAAGACACAGTGCCATTAAGAAGATAACCGAACCTGAGGAAGTAGCTGATCTAATTGGATTTTTAGCTAGTGATAAAGCTAAGAGTATTACAGGAGCTAATTACGTCATTGATAATGGTATGCAAGTGAAGAAATAA